The following proteins are encoded in a genomic region of Bacillus sp. FJAT-22090:
- a CDS encoding sensor histidine kinase: protein MKLRNKINLYTSVLFIVLLILMNTSIYLLFSHLMMSNELDRAKAEVEKIASDVRREIDRIAPNKLLLAYVPVNGMIQVLNEDLTTEAKITSASETALKSRKSNFSAGEVSKIISFGNKQYVFVSYPVVWNDGRVVNLQVISSIHATDEMIKILGIVLIGVTIIAMIPVFISSRILSNLIIQPIRLMINTMKEIQKSGHFKRLKLEETSEEELVEMGETFNHMIDLLQTNFEKQEQFVSNASHELRTPLTIIENYSDLLKRRGLERPDLFEESIEAIHSEAVRMREMTEQLLQLAKPQEQWNIQMEQINVTELVLETANTFQNTYQREISVESNEMFTGYTDHQKLKQLLFIFLDNARKYSEERITIYVSATSNETFIQIEDRGIGIPKADLPKIYDRFYRVDQARSRKQGGSGLGLTMAKEIAKAIGARIELNSLENRGTTVTLFFKTKNAK from the coding sequence ATGAAACTACGAAATAAAATAAATTTATATACTTCGGTGTTATTTATCGTTTTATTAATTCTAATGAATACTTCTATCTACCTTCTTTTCAGTCATCTTATGATGTCAAATGAACTTGATCGCGCCAAAGCTGAAGTGGAAAAAATCGCTTCAGATGTGCGGCGTGAAATTGATCGAATTGCACCTAACAAGCTTCTCCTAGCCTATGTGCCAGTGAATGGGATGATCCAAGTATTAAACGAGGATTTGACAACTGAAGCAAAAATAACATCTGCCTCAGAGACAGCCTTAAAGTCACGAAAAAGCAACTTTTCTGCGGGCGAAGTAAGCAAAATAATTTCGTTTGGAAACAAGCAGTATGTTTTTGTTTCCTATCCAGTCGTTTGGAATGACGGGCGAGTTGTTAACCTTCAAGTGATTAGTAGTATACATGCAACAGATGAGATGATTAAGATTCTGGGTATTGTGTTAATTGGTGTAACGATTATCGCGATGATACCTGTATTTATCTCTAGCAGAATTCTTAGTAATTTAATCATACAGCCGATCAGACTAATGATTAATACGATGAAAGAAATACAGAAAAGTGGTCACTTTAAAAGACTTAAGCTTGAAGAGACTTCTGAGGAAGAGCTAGTGGAAATGGGTGAAACCTTTAACCATATGATTGATTTGCTACAAACTAACTTTGAAAAGCAAGAACAATTCGTGTCGAACGCTTCTCACGAACTAAGAACTCCCTTAACTATTATTGAGAACTACTCGGATCTTTTAAAACGAAGAGGTCTAGAGCGACCCGACCTATTTGAAGAATCTATAGAAGCGATACACTCAGAGGCTGTTCGAATGAGAGAAATGACGGAACAGCTCTTACAATTAGCAAAACCTCAGGAACAATGGAATATCCAAATGGAACAAATAAATGTAACAGAGCTCGTCTTGGAAACTGCTAATACGTTTCAAAACACCTACCAAAGAGAGATTTCCGTCGAAAGCAATGAAATGTTTACTGGTTATACCGATCATCAAAAGCTAAAACAACTTCTTTTTATATTTTTAGATAATGCCAGAAAGTACAGCGAAGAACGCATTACTATATATGTTAGTGCTACCTCTAATGAAACATTTATACAAATTGAAGATAGAGGAATTGGAATCCCAAAGGCAGACTTACCAAAAATATATGATCGATTTTACCGTGTCGATCAAGCTAGAAGCAGAAAGCAAGGAGGGTCAGGTTTAGGACTTACTATGGCAAAAGAAATAGCCAAGGCAATCGGGGCACGAATCGAACTGAATAGCTTAGAAAACCGCGGTACAACGGTTACACTTTTTTTCAAAACGAAAAATGCTAAGTAA
- a CDS encoding NAD-dependent succinate-semialdehyde dehydrogenase: MSRQYYMIINGAEVGKELPVIEVSNPATGEVFATVPKGGKEEAIQAVDVAYEAFKKWSALSAYERSELIQNWHNLIKDHTEDLAKTMTEEQGKPLTEARGEINYANGFISWYAEEGKRIYGEMIPATQQNKRIFVHKQPVGVVAVITPWNFPAAMITRKVGPALASGCTVVIKPAGQTPLTAIKLVQLAKAAGIPDGVVNIVTGDSNSIGNAWIEDSRVRKLTFTGSTEVGKRLMKGAADTVKKVSLELGGHAPSIIMEDCNLEKAAENVLAAKFRNAGQTCVCINRVYVQESIAQKFTELLIEKTKKLKIGNGLEDGVTIGPLINDSAVEKAQEHVDDAASKGAEVKLGGKRKEGLFFEPTILTNVTDDMLCMQEETFGPVVPISTFKDEEEAIRRANDSIYGLAAYVFTENISRGIRITEKLEYGIIGLNDGLPSTPQAPFGGFKQSGLGREGGHHGMDEYLEIKYISLGL, encoded by the coding sequence ATGTCTAGACAATATTACATGATCATTAATGGAGCGGAAGTTGGAAAAGAATTACCTGTTATTGAAGTCAGTAACCCTGCAACAGGAGAAGTTTTTGCGACTGTTCCAAAAGGAGGTAAGGAAGAAGCGATACAAGCAGTCGATGTAGCTTATGAAGCATTTAAAAAATGGTCTGCTTTATCTGCATATGAACGAAGTGAACTAATACAAAATTGGCATAATCTGATTAAGGATCATACGGAAGACCTTGCCAAAACGATGACAGAGGAGCAAGGGAAACCTCTTACAGAAGCAAGAGGGGAAATCAATTATGCAAATGGGTTTATTTCCTGGTATGCAGAAGAAGGGAAACGTATTTATGGAGAAATGATTCCCGCAACTCAACAAAATAAACGTATTTTTGTGCATAAACAACCGGTGGGCGTTGTAGCAGTTATTACTCCTTGGAACTTTCCAGCAGCAATGATTACAAGAAAGGTTGGTCCGGCTCTCGCTTCTGGCTGTACTGTAGTAATAAAACCTGCTGGACAGACACCTCTCACGGCAATCAAGTTGGTGCAACTTGCAAAAGCAGCAGGAATACCAGATGGGGTTGTAAATATAGTAACAGGCGATTCTAATTCTATTGGAAATGCTTGGATAGAAGACTCCCGTGTTCGAAAACTGACTTTTACAGGTTCTACAGAGGTAGGAAAGCGGTTAATGAAAGGTGCGGCGGATACAGTCAAAAAAGTTTCGCTTGAATTGGGGGGGCATGCACCTTCTATCATTATGGAAGATTGTAATTTAGAAAAGGCTGCAGAAAATGTGCTTGCCGCGAAATTCCGAAATGCTGGTCAAACCTGTGTATGTATTAATCGTGTATACGTGCAGGAATCGATTGCACAGAAGTTTACTGAGTTATTAATAGAAAAAACGAAGAAGTTGAAGATTGGTAATGGTCTCGAAGATGGCGTGACAATCGGTCCGCTTATTAACGATTCTGCTGTGGAAAAAGCTCAGGAGCATGTAGATGATGCAGCCTCAAAAGGAGCAGAAGTAAAACTTGGTGGGAAAAGAAAAGAAGGTCTTTTCTTTGAACCGACCATTTTAACGAATGTCACTGATGACATGCTTTGTATGCAGGAAGAAACATTCGGTCCAGTAGTCCCTATTAGTACATTTAAGGATGAAGAAGAGGCAATTCGACGCGCGAATGACTCTATATATGGACTTGCAGCGTATGTTTTTACAGAGAATATTTCGAGAGGTATCCGTATTACAGAAAAATTAGAGTACGGTATTATTGGTTTGAATGACGGTTTACCATCTACTCCACAGGCGCCATTTGGAGGATTTAAACAAAGTGGACTCGGCCGTGAAGGTGGTCACCATGGAATGGACGAATACTTAGAGATTAAGTACATTTCTCTTGGTTTATAG
- a CDS encoding peptidase E, producing MKQIIAMGGGGFSMEPENPLLDRYILKQSKKDRPKICFIGTASGDADSYIERFYNFFQNEACEPSHLSLFKPHTRDIKKFILDQDILYVGGGNTKNLMALWKEWELDIIIREAYNNGIILAGISAGSLCWFEEGTTDSFGDELEPISCLGLISGSNCPHYDGEEDRRPVYQKFINEGVIGAGYAADDGVALHFIDEKLYSVVSSRPHASGYRVDKNKEEKLSTTYLGFKN from the coding sequence ATGAAACAAATTATTGCAATGGGTGGTGGAGGTTTCTCCATGGAGCCTGAAAATCCATTATTAGATCGATATATTTTGAAGCAATCCAAAAAGGATAGGCCAAAAATTTGTTTTATTGGTACGGCTAGCGGAGATGCAGATAGTTATATTGAACGTTTTTATAATTTTTTTCAAAATGAGGCATGTGAGCCTTCCCATTTATCGTTGTTTAAACCACATACCCGTGATATTAAGAAATTCATTCTCGACCAGGACATTCTCTATGTAGGGGGAGGTAACACGAAAAACCTCATGGCTCTTTGGAAAGAGTGGGAATTGGATATAATTATTCGAGAAGCATACAACAATGGAATTATTTTAGCTGGGATCAGTGCGGGGTCACTTTGTTGGTTTGAAGAAGGTACAACGGATTCCTTCGGGGACGAGCTTGAACCTATCTCATGTCTGGGTTTGATTTCTGGTAGTAATTGTCCACATTATGATGGGGAAGAAGATAGACGCCCTGTTTATCAAAAGTTTATCAATGAAGGCGTTATTGGTGCAGGATATGCAGCGGACGATGGGGTTGCTCTGCATTTTATAGATGAAAAATTATACTCTGTTGTAAGTTCTCGTCCACATGCTAGTGGATATCGTGTGGATAAGAACAAAGAAGAGAAGTTATCCACAACTTATTTAGGTTTTAAAAACTAG
- a CDS encoding PepSY domain-containing protein, which produces MKKMVIGTLATALVISGAVGISAFAEDDVKISTEQSNKLIGIEKAKEIALKEASGKFDSVELETENKKTYYDVDIDVDKNKEIEVKVDAYTAKVLSVKESDNDDDMEASVKTTSTTSLISEKDAIALAKEKMNGEVIKIELDSDDERYEYEIELRTKKGEAEVKIDASTGVVLEFEYDDDHDDDDDDDK; this is translated from the coding sequence ATGAAAAAGATGGTAATAGGGACTTTGGCAACCGCCTTAGTTATAAGTGGTGCAGTCGGAATTAGTGCATTTGCAGAGGATGACGTAAAGATTTCTACAGAGCAAAGTAATAAACTAATCGGTATTGAAAAAGCAAAAGAAATTGCATTAAAGGAAGCTAGCGGTAAATTTGATAGTGTTGAATTAGAGACGGAGAACAAAAAAACATATTACGATGTAGACATTGATGTAGATAAAAATAAAGAAATTGAAGTAAAAGTTGATGCATATACAGCAAAGGTGTTAAGTGTTAAAGAAAGTGATAACGATGACGATATGGAAGCTAGCGTTAAAACTACATCTACCACATCGCTGATCTCAGAAAAAGATGCAATTGCCCTTGCTAAAGAAAAAATGAACGGAGAAGTCATTAAAATCGAATTAGACTCAGATGACGAAAGATATGAGTATGAAATAGAATTACGTACTAAAAAAGGTGAAGCAGAAGTTAAAATCGATGCAAGTACTGGAGTTGTACTAGAGTTTGAATATGATGACGATCATGATGATGACGATGATGATGATAAATAA
- a CDS encoding response regulator transcription factor, with the protein MLKESILIVEDEEKILRLLEIELEFEGYEIGKATNGLDALESYRARNWDLILLDVMLPEMSGIELLRRIRVKDSFIPVVLLTAKDSIEDKVSGLDLGANDYITKPFRMEELLARIRAVLRIKQATAPKLEENDEWIYVSDLKINEKTREVIRSKNDITLTPKEYDLLLYLLKNKRQVLDREQILEAVWGYDYFGETKIVDVYIRYLRKKIDADFDYPLIHTVRGVGYVLKEVT; encoded by the coding sequence TTGTTAAAAGAATCTATTTTAATAGTAGAAGATGAAGAAAAAATTTTAAGATTGCTGGAAATAGAATTAGAATTTGAAGGTTATGAAATTGGAAAGGCTACAAATGGTTTAGATGCCTTAGAATCCTACCGCGCAAGAAATTGGGATTTGATATTACTTGATGTTATGTTGCCAGAAATGAGCGGAATAGAACTTCTCCGACGCATTCGTGTAAAGGACTCATTCATTCCAGTAGTTTTATTAACAGCCAAGGACTCCATAGAAGATAAAGTATCCGGTCTTGACCTGGGAGCCAATGACTATATTACAAAGCCTTTTCGTATGGAAGAATTACTAGCAAGAATACGAGCTGTTTTAAGGATAAAGCAGGCCACAGCACCAAAATTGGAAGAGAATGACGAGTGGATATATGTAAGTGACTTAAAGATAAATGAAAAAACGAGAGAAGTCATTCGAAGCAAAAACGATATAACTCTAACACCAAAGGAATACGATCTACTTTTATATTTACTTAAAAACAAGCGTCAAGTTTTAGACCGTGAGCAAATTTTAGAGGCGGTTTGGGGCTATGATTATTTTGGAGAAACAAAAATTGTTGATGTTTATATTCGTTATCTCCGAAAAAAAATCGACGCTGACTTTGATTATCCATTAATTCATACAGTAAGGGGCGTAGGCTACGTCTTAAAGGAAGTTACATGA
- a CDS encoding methyl-accepting chemotaxis protein — translation MGEKYRSIEEMVKVITSIAEQTNLLALNAAIEAARAGEAGKGFAVVADEVRKLAEMSRSSAEDIRMQLQKFEEITSRVTEEMNQSSVLAKEGNSEVHTIGERLEMILQAVVKVNDGIQEDSAIIEQMSASSEEVLASTEEMNGVVRQNTEDTTSVAKSSDQQVELVEELNDEVYKLQASMQEMIQDISKFRI, via the coding sequence ATGGGCGAAAAGTATCGCTCAATTGAAGAAATGGTAAAGGTTATTACGAGCATCGCAGAACAAACAAATTTACTTGCATTAAATGCAGCAATCGAAGCGGCACGAGCAGGCGAGGCAGGTAAAGGCTTTGCAGTTGTAGCTGATGAAGTACGCAAGTTAGCGGAGATGTCACGATCTTCTGCAGAGGATATTCGTATGCAGCTTCAGAAATTTGAAGAGATTACAAGTCGTGTAACGGAGGAAATGAACCAATCTTCTGTATTGGCGAAAGAAGGAAATAGCGAGGTTCATACTATCGGAGAACGTTTAGAAATGATCCTACAAGCTGTGGTTAAGGTCAATGATGGAATTCAAGAAGACTCAGCTATTATTGAACAAATGTCAGCGAGCTCAGAAGAGGTGCTTGCATCGACAGAAGAGATGAATGGTGTTGTTCGTCAGAATACAGAAGATACAACGAGTGTTGCAAAATCATCTGACCAACAAGTAGAGCTAGTTGAAGAGTTAAATGATGAAGTATATAAACTTCAAGCTTCCATGCAAGAAATGATCCAGGATATTTCGAAATTTCGTATTTAA
- a CDS encoding MFS transporter yields MEYIQKGTKEYKKVNFALFAAGFITFANLYITQPILPEFSREFQVSPAVASLSLSFTTFALAICLVIFGSLSEAWGRKRLMTISILAASILTLIIAFSPNFEVLLVLRVIQGVAFAGLPAIAMAYLGEEVEPASLGVAMGLYISGNSIGGLAGRIIMGTMTDLFSWKIGMVFLGLLSLAISIYFVISLPNSRHFEPRKLQFRALTNSLIAHLKDSSMLCLFGIGFTLMASFVSLYNYISFKLLGPPYSLSTTIVGWIFIIYLVGTFSSTWLGSLADRYGRQKMLFVGIGIMFAGAILTINVGLTLKIVGIIIFTFGFFGAHSIASGWVSKRAEHDKAQASSLYLFFYYVGSSIGGTAGGIFWSKFGWNGVIGLIASFLLISVILSFFLKFTLKEAQK; encoded by the coding sequence ATGGAATATATACAAAAAGGAACGAAAGAATATAAAAAAGTTAACTTTGCATTATTTGCAGCAGGGTTTATAACGTTTGCTAATTTATACATCACACAACCGATTCTTCCTGAATTTTCAAGAGAATTTCAGGTGTCACCAGCTGTGGCTAGTTTGTCCCTTTCATTTACTACATTTGCTTTAGCTATATGCCTTGTCATCTTCGGATCTCTTTCAGAAGCATGGGGACGTAAACGATTGATGACGATTTCCATCCTTGCGGCTTCTATTTTGACATTAATAATTGCGTTTTCTCCAAATTTTGAAGTGCTACTTGTATTACGAGTGATTCAAGGGGTTGCTTTTGCCGGACTTCCGGCAATTGCAATGGCTTATTTGGGGGAAGAAGTAGAGCCGGCTAGTCTAGGAGTTGCAATGGGACTTTATATAAGTGGAAATTCGATTGGCGGGCTAGCAGGTCGTATTATTATGGGGACGATGACAGATTTATTTAGCTGGAAAATTGGAATGGTTTTTCTTGGTTTATTAAGTCTAGCGATTAGCATTTATTTTGTCATTTCTTTACCAAATTCTCGACATTTTGAGCCAAGAAAGTTACAATTTAGAGCTTTAACTAATTCGCTTATAGCACATTTAAAAGATTCAAGTATGCTTTGTCTTTTTGGTATAGGCTTTACACTGATGGCGAGTTTTGTATCATTATATAATTACATCAGTTTTAAATTGCTAGGTCCTCCTTATTCACTTAGTACAACGATTGTCGGGTGGATTTTTATTATTTATTTGGTAGGAACATTCAGCTCCACATGGCTTGGTAGCCTAGCGGATCGATATGGTAGACAAAAAATGTTATTTGTTGGAATAGGCATTATGTTTGCTGGTGCTATCCTAACGATTAATGTTGGATTAACACTGAAAATTGTTGGCATTATTATATTTACTTTTGGATTTTTTGGAGCGCATTCCATCGCGAGTGGATGGGTGAGTAAAAGAGCGGAACATGATAAGGCACAAGCTTCTTCGCTTTATTTATTTTTCTATTATGTCGGCTCTAGTATTGGAGGTACTGCAGGCGGGATTTTTTGGTCCAAGTTTGGCTGGAACGGAGTCATAGGTTTAATAGCAAGTTTCCTTCTAATTTCGGTAATCTTATCCTTCTTTCTAAAATTTACGTTGAAAGAAGCTCAGAAATAA
- a CDS encoding PepSY domain-containing protein: MKTKKWVWVSGAILLVSLLLIVWFQWLSPSISAQGLSVEEANAVAIDQYAGDIIRTTKTHDEYQIEMQIENGIYNIKIDAKSGNILSLKQLEKAKEQPVEPKEPPTNTEDGSQSESNDPKTQDPAPKENTVITEQEALDIAAKHVNGLADDDTELHQPPDQAPYYLVEVEIENGEEDREAIVQVDAYTGEVKSVNWED, translated from the coding sequence ATGAAGACAAAGAAATGGGTATGGGTATCTGGAGCTATACTCCTCGTTTCCCTACTTTTAATCGTATGGTTTCAATGGTTATCTCCATCCATTTCTGCTCAAGGGTTATCAGTGGAAGAAGCGAATGCTGTTGCGATAGACCAATATGCAGGAGACATTATCCGAACGACAAAAACTCATGATGAATACCAGATAGAAATGCAGATTGAAAATGGTATATACAATATTAAGATAGATGCAAAGAGCGGAAATATTCTTTCCTTGAAACAACTGGAAAAGGCCAAAGAACAACCTGTTGAGCCTAAAGAGCCGCCAACAAATACTGAAGATGGATCCCAAAGTGAGAGTAACGATCCTAAAACACAAGATCCTGCACCAAAAGAAAACACGGTAATTACGGAACAGGAGGCACTAGATATCGCCGCAAAACATGTAAATGGTTTAGCAGATGATGATACTGAATTACATCAACCACCAGACCAAGCCCCTTATTACTTGGTTGAAGTAGAAATTGAAAATGGCGAGGAAGATCGAGAAGCTATCGTTCAAGTCGATGCATATACAGGAGAAGTAAAATCCGTTAATTGGGAAGATTAA